In one Sporomusa sphaeroides DSM 2875 genomic region, the following are encoded:
- a CDS encoding glycine/sarcosine/betaine reductase component B subunit has product MKLDIVNFHVRDIQFGAKTEYVDGILTVNKEEALAVVREDSHITEAELHIVKPGDEVRLVPVKEAIEPRHRVGGGPVFPGVTGKLVQAGNGTTHALKDMSVLVVGKHWGGFQDGLIDMGGEGAKYTLFSELKNLVLVADTDETFEHKEQQKKNRALRWAGMRLAEYLGACTKDLAPVETEVYELPAITKRDSALNKLPSVVLVLQPQSQMEEMGYNDLNYGWDCNHMLPTFMHPNEVLDGAMISGSFMPCSSKWSTYDFQNFPMIKRLYQEHGKTLNFLGVIMSNLNVALDQKERSALFVAQMAKSIGADSAIVVEEGYGNPDADFTACIVALEKAGVKTVGLTNECTGRDGASQPLVSMDEIADAIVSCGNVSSLIKLPPMKVVLGELESLARDGLSGGWSNDEILGPSVKPDGSIIMENNAMFCGDRVAGWSTKTMKEF; this is encoded by the coding sequence ATGAAACTGGATATTGTGAATTTTCATGTTCGGGACATACAGTTCGGCGCTAAAACAGAATACGTCGACGGAATCCTGACAGTCAATAAAGAAGAAGCCCTGGCAGTAGTGCGGGAAGACAGCCACATCACCGAGGCTGAGCTGCACATCGTAAAGCCTGGCGACGAAGTTCGCCTGGTGCCGGTAAAAGAAGCAATTGAGCCTCGTCACCGTGTTGGCGGCGGTCCGGTGTTCCCCGGCGTAACCGGCAAACTGGTACAAGCCGGCAACGGCACCACCCACGCTCTCAAGGATATGAGTGTTCTGGTAGTGGGCAAGCATTGGGGCGGTTTCCAGGACGGCTTGATTGACATGGGGGGGGAAGGCGCTAAGTACACCCTGTTCTCAGAGCTGAAAAATCTGGTACTGGTAGCCGATACCGATGAAACCTTCGAACATAAAGAGCAGCAAAAGAAAAACCGTGCACTGCGTTGGGCCGGTATGCGCCTGGCAGAATACCTGGGTGCATGCACAAAAGACTTGGCACCGGTAGAGACTGAAGTCTATGAGCTTCCTGCTATCACCAAGCGCGACAGCGCTTTAAACAAGCTGCCCAGTGTTGTCTTAGTACTGCAGCCACAGTCTCAGATGGAAGAAATGGGCTACAACGACCTCAACTACGGTTGGGACTGCAATCATATGCTGCCCACCTTTATGCATCCTAACGAAGTGCTGGATGGAGCCATGATTTCCGGTTCTTTCATGCCTTGCTCCTCGAAATGGTCCACCTATGATTTCCAAAACTTCCCGATGATCAAAAGACTGTATCAAGAGCATGGCAAGACCCTGAACTTCCTGGGAGTGATCATGTCCAACCTCAACGTGGCACTGGATCAGAAGGAACGCTCTGCCTTGTTTGTTGCTCAAATGGCAAAAAGCATAGGCGCAGACAGCGCGATTGTGGTTGAGGAAGGCTACGGCAACCCGGATGCTGACTTCACCGCTTGCATTGTTGCCCTGGAGAAAGCCGGTGTTAAGACCGTAGGTCTGACCAATGAGTGCACCGGACGGGATGGAGCAAGCCAGCCGCTGGTGTCTATGGACGAGATAGCTGATGCTATTGTTTCCTGCGGTAACGTATCCAGCCTGATTAAGCTGCCACCGATGAAAGTAGTATTGGGAGAACTGGAATCCCTTGCACGGGACGGTCTTTCCGGCGGTTGGAGCAATGACGAGATATTAGGACCTTCAGTGAAACCTGACGGCTCTATTATCATGGAAAATAACGCTATGTTCTGCGGTGACCGGGTTGCTGGCTGGTCCACCAAGACCATGAAGGAATTTTAA
- a CDS encoding complex I 24 kDa subunit family protein: protein MCCSKVTKDQAVEIIKRYEQVLAIINKYGKAKEQLLSILLDVQATSGENYVAEEWAEVVACQLDLPISKVHDVLTFYAMFSIEPRGRYVIEICKSTPCHVTKADAVVAMFEAELGIKLGETTPDNEFTLLHTSCVGACDIGPVAKIGEEVYGNLTAAKVAEIVASYREAKACQK from the coding sequence ATGTGTTGTTCAAAAGTAACAAAAGACCAGGCAGTAGAAATTATAAAAAGATACGAGCAAGTATTAGCCATTATTAATAAATACGGAAAGGCTAAGGAGCAGCTGTTATCTATTTTGCTTGATGTTCAGGCAACTTCGGGAGAAAACTATGTAGCTGAAGAATGGGCGGAAGTTGTCGCCTGTCAATTAGATTTGCCAATTAGCAAAGTTCATGATGTATTAACCTTTTATGCTATGTTCAGCATTGAACCGCGCGGCCGGTATGTCATTGAAATTTGCAAAAGCACACCCTGTCATGTAACCAAAGCCGATGCGGTTGTCGCCATGTTTGAAGCAGAATTAGGCATTAAGCTCGGCGAGACCACTCCTGACAATGAATTTACCCTGCTGCACACCAGCTGTGTGGGTGCCTGCGATATTGGTCCGGTAGCCAAAATCGGCGAAGAAGTCTATGGCAATCTGACCGCAGCCAAGGTAGCCGAAATTGTGGCAAGTTACCGGGAGGCGAAAGCATGTCAAAAATAA
- the grdH gene encoding betaine reductase selenoprotein B, whose product MKTILYLNQFFGQIGGEELADHEPEIREGVVGPAMALNAALGADIEVTHTIICGDNFIGSNTEEAIKRILGFLEDKEFDIFFAGPAFRAGRYGAACGHICSAVQKKFGVPAITSMNDENPGVEMYRKEMYIFKGGASAAAMKKDVTAMANFAKKLLAKEPLHSADEEGYFGRGVREQVWLNPPVAAVDRVIDMLLKKVNGQPYQSELPIPKSERAPIAPAISPEKLATMKVALVTSGGIVPVGNPDRIQSASATKWGKYDVENLDDLKKGEFMTIHAGFDPAAANNDPDVIVPLDVLQEYAKEGKIGGVYKFFYSTVGTGTTQAEAARMGREIAQELISDGVQAAILTSTUGTCTRCGATMTREIERAGITIVQMANLIPVAKTVGVNRLVPTISIPYPLGNPSTPKEEQHKLRRHRVGVALDALTTPIEEPTLFEVKI is encoded by the coding sequence GTGAAAACAATCCTGTATCTTAACCAGTTCTTTGGGCAGATTGGCGGCGAGGAGCTTGCCGATCATGAGCCGGAGATCCGCGAAGGTGTTGTAGGACCTGCTATGGCACTTAATGCCGCGCTGGGTGCTGACATTGAAGTTACTCATACCATTATCTGCGGTGACAATTTTATCGGTTCCAACACCGAAGAAGCAATAAAGCGCATTCTGGGTTTCCTGGAAGATAAAGAGTTTGATATATTCTTTGCCGGTCCTGCCTTCCGCGCCGGACGTTATGGCGCAGCCTGCGGTCATATCTGCTCTGCTGTACAGAAAAAATTCGGCGTTCCGGCTATTACTTCGATGAACGACGAAAACCCTGGCGTGGAAATGTACAGAAAAGAAATGTACATCTTCAAGGGCGGCGCCAGTGCTGCGGCCATGAAAAAAGATGTAACCGCAATGGCTAACTTTGCCAAAAAACTGCTGGCTAAAGAACCCTTGCATTCGGCTGATGAAGAAGGCTATTTTGGCCGCGGCGTCCGTGAGCAGGTTTGGTTGAACCCGCCTGTGGCCGCTGTTGACCGGGTAATCGACATGCTGTTGAAAAAAGTAAATGGCCAGCCGTACCAGTCAGAACTGCCTATTCCCAAATCTGAGCGCGCTCCGATTGCTCCCGCCATTTCGCCTGAGAAGCTGGCAACCATGAAAGTGGCGCTGGTTACCTCCGGTGGTATTGTGCCTGTCGGTAATCCTGACCGCATTCAATCCGCTTCTGCTACCAAGTGGGGCAAGTATGACGTTGAGAACCTGGACGATTTGAAAAAGGGCGAATTTATGACCATCCATGCCGGCTTTGACCCTGCTGCCGCCAACAATGACCCTGACGTTATTGTTCCGCTGGATGTACTGCAGGAGTATGCCAAAGAAGGAAAAATCGGCGGCGTATACAAGTTTTTTTATTCCACAGTCGGTACCGGCACCACGCAAGCTGAAGCCGCCCGGATGGGTAGAGAAATCGCACAGGAGCTAATCAGTGATGGCGTACAAGCTGCTATCCTGACCTCCACCTGAGGCACCTGCACACGTTGCGGTGCAACGATGACTAGAGAAATCGAACGGGCAGGGATTACCATTGTTCAGATGGCAAACCTGATTCCTGTAGCGAAAACCGTGGGCGTGAACCGTCTGGTTCCGACCATCTCCATTCCGTATCCGCTTGGCAATCCGTCCACTCCGAAGGAAGAGCAGCATAAGCTGCGCCGCCATCGCGTAGGCGTTGCCCTGGATGCCTTAACTACCCCGATTGAAGAGCCAACACTCTTTGAAGTAAAAATCTAA
- a CDS encoding selenium metabolism-associated LysR family transcriptional regulator produces the protein MEMKQLEAFVAVVQYNSFSKAADMIYLSQPTISAHISSLENEIGAQLLIRSTKAVYPTQTGKELFHRAKSILALRDEAISSVSRIDREMIGEISILASTVPAQFLLPEIITAFQKQYPRIVFHIHQADSQQVVEGLLGYKYDFGIVGTSVNSRCLLTVPFYHDTLVLITPKSMPVNKGAMYRDLPAFLRQQPFVMRGDGSGTRVEMEQLLHKQGISVQNLNIVAYFHDTQSILSAVSQGMGISFVSKVAAAAYEKTGQIKVYDLGQQAFARQFHLVFKKEVVLSPVQRVFVAYLENYFTGNITVYSEQRDCR, from the coding sequence ATGGAAATGAAACAATTGGAAGCGTTTGTCGCAGTGGTTCAATACAACAGCTTTTCCAAGGCAGCTGACATGATTTATTTGTCTCAGCCGACTATTAGCGCCCACATCAGTTCTCTGGAGAATGAGATCGGGGCACAGCTGTTGATACGCTCGACTAAGGCGGTTTATCCAACCCAGACAGGCAAAGAGTTGTTTCACCGGGCCAAAAGCATCCTTGCACTGCGTGATGAGGCTATCAGCAGTGTCAGTAGGATTGACCGGGAAATGATTGGAGAAATCAGCATCTTAGCCTCTACCGTGCCTGCTCAGTTTCTGCTGCCGGAAATCATTACCGCCTTTCAAAAACAGTATCCCCGAATTGTGTTTCATATCCACCAGGCGGACAGCCAGCAAGTCGTGGAAGGGCTTTTGGGCTACAAGTATGATTTTGGTATAGTGGGCACAAGTGTCAATTCCCGTTGTTTGCTGACAGTTCCTTTCTATCATGACACACTGGTATTGATTACCCCCAAATCGATGCCGGTTAACAAAGGGGCAATGTATCGCGACCTGCCGGCGTTTTTACGGCAGCAGCCTTTTGTGATGCGCGGGGACGGCTCCGGCACCCGTGTGGAAATGGAACAACTGCTGCATAAGCAAGGCATTTCTGTCCAGAATCTGAATATTGTAGCCTATTTTCATGACACCCAGAGCATTTTATCGGCTGTGTCCCAGGGAATGGGAATATCCTTTGTTTCCAAAGTTGCGGCAGCTGCCTATGAAAAAACCGGACAAATCAAGGTATATGACCTTGGGCAGCAGGCATTCGCGCGTCAATTTCATCTTGTTTTTAAAAAAGAAGTGGTGTTATCGCCGGTTCAAAGGGTTTTTGTCGCATATCTGGAAAATTATTTTACTGGCAACATTACTGTATATTCCGAGCAAAGAGATTGCCGCTGA